From the genome of Oncorhynchus masou masou isolate Uvic2021 chromosome 15, UVic_Omas_1.1, whole genome shotgun sequence:
CAGTGCAAGACCAGAGGGAGAGGAGCCGCCAACGAATCAGCCCAGTACACTGTGGCCGGACGCATGGCGAAAAGAGGTGaggtttccctctttctcctttctctctctctctctctttctctcgttctctctttctttctcttgttctctctttctttctctcgttctctctttctttccctcactCAGACCTGTGTGGGATTGTCCCATTGCAGGCTTGGTGACCCCTGTATCAGACATAGACGAGACCCCTCCATCTCACACTAAGAGACCCTCCACAGGAGCCACAGCAACAGCATGCCCATGTGAAGGTAAACATACCCCATCCACAAAAGAAAAAAGATTTTTGTGTCTGGTTTGTGATTGTAGATCCTATCCCTGACCTCTGGTTCTCCTCTCAACAGAGATCTCCAGTCACCCTGGGATGGAGGTGGAAGAGGACACAAAGCTGGACAATCTGGATTCCATTGTGGACTTGTTGAATAGTACGTCTTATTATCTATTCTAGGATGATTTGTCCAAACCTCAGATTAAGAGAGGAAGTCTATCCACTAGTGTCTATTGTATCACTTACTGTGTTTTTCTAATGAAGTAGAATACCTGTATACCTGTAACTTCTCTCATGTTGTCTCCCCCAGCCGCTCCCCAGGACACGCCCCTGGAGGTGACCTCAGTGGGGGTGAAGGAGGTCATGACCCCTGATGACCAGGAAACATGTGGTGGTTTCTACAGGGAGGTGCCTCCCCACTCACCCTCTGCCCTCCCTGCTGGGGCTGGAGCTGCCACTGGAACTGACCCAGAACAGGACCTGAGTGCCCTCTGCCAGACCAACACACCCAtgtgagtttgtttgtgtgtgtgtgcgtgtgtgtgtgtgtggggggggggctgtgtgtatgtgtttacatGTACACTTCTATCTAATTTTATGAGTGTGTTCATTGCCTGTGTTTGTGTCTTAATGCCCTTTTGTgttgtgtgggtgcgtgtgggtgcgtgcgtgcgggtgcgtgcgtgtgggtgggtgggtccgtgtgtgtgtgtgtctgtgtgtgcaggcTGACATCAGAAGTAGCGCAGCACAGGCGGTCGGTGCGTCCGTCCCGTAGGACCCAGGGCTCACGGAACCCTCTGCGTGCTCTGGCGGCCCGCGATGACATCAGACAGGACTTCATGGGAGAGAGAGTCACCATGACTACCGTGAACACTAACAGGACACAAGTGGAGAAGTGTGAGTGATGTTAACATATACCAGAgagatatctctctctttctctctttcactatatatttttttttctctctctctctctctctctctctctctctctctctctatttctctctcttttcttttatCAGTCTTCTTATATACTGTTTACGACTTTCTCATCTCTGATCTCTCTGTCCCATGTCTGTCCTGAACTCTAGCAGGTCTGGTCAGTACAGAGGACTTCAGTAACGTCCACCTGCATGATGTCACTTCCACAGAATCAGTGAGGAACAGCAACAACCTGCCCATCAGCAACCTCATGCTCATTCACATCAAAGGTCAGCACagattgtgtgtgcgtgcgtgcatattATTGCATTTATGAGTGTgtacgtgtgcatgtgcgtgtgtggaTACAAACTCTCTATTCAACATGTGTGTGCGTCTCCTACGGTGCCAGGTTGGCATTATGTGCAAGTGCGTCTGGTGGAGcccacagccaggtctctgaacaGTGGAGACTGCTTCCTGCTGGTCACACCCACTCACTGCATCCTCTGGAGTGGAGAGTTTGCCAACGCCACAGAGAAAGCCAAGGTCCGACTTCCACGCGACACACACATTGTATCACATACTGACGGTCTACTCTCTAGATCCCTGTCTTGTATTGTTCATGAGGATTCCCGTTGGGCGTCTTATTCGTCTGTAATTCAAACTATATATGACTTTTGAATAATACCATTGAAGGACATTTAACATTCTGCAGTTTAACACAATGTGAAGCCACTGATTCATGTCCGTTATAACTGGTGATGATGTTTGCCTGTCTTCTGCTGTCTCGGTCCAGGCGTCAGAGCTGGCCTCGTTGATCAAGACACAGGGGGACCTGGGCTGCCTGGCCTGTGAGGTCATCCACCTAGAGGAGGGGGTCAATACTGACAACAGCCTGGCCTCTGACTTCTGGAACCTTCTGGGAGGAAAGACACAATACAGAGGTCGGACTAGAACCAGTCACCAACcactctgtcacacactcagTAGACAAACTATGTGAAAATCCTATTAAAACAACCAGAACTCCCTTTTAGGtacgtcagtcagtcagtcagtcagtaaactaagtcagtcagtcagtcagtaaactaagtcagtcagtcagtcagtaaactaagtcagtcagtcagtcagtaaactaAGTCAGTCAGtaaactcagtcagtcagtcagtaaactcagtcagtcagtcagtaaactaagtcagtcagtcagtaaactaagtcagtcagtcagtcagtaaactaagtcagtcagtcagtcagtaaactaAGTCAGTCAGtaaactcagtcagtcagtcagtaagctaagtcagtcagtcagtcagtaaactaAGTCAGTCAGtaaactcagtcagtcagtcagtaaactaagtcagtcagtcagtcagtaaactaagtcagtcagtcagtcagtcagtaaactaAGTCAGTCAGtaaactcagtcagtcagtcagtaagtcagtccagtcagtcagtccagtcagtcagtcagtaaacaaAGTTAGTCAAACAGTCAGTAAACTAAGTAATTAAGTAAGTCATTCAGTAAGTAAGTCAGTCAGTAAGTAAGAAACCAAGAACGTAAGTATGCAAGCAACCAGTAAGGAAGTGACCATTTGCATCTGTCtttgtgtactgtaggtgtgatCGTATATGTGTGTGTTCCCTGTAGGAGCGGGAGCCCCAGAAGAGGATGAGCTGTATGAGAGTGGGGTGGTGGAGTCTAACTGTTTGTACAGGCTGGTggagaacagactggtaccccaTGAGCAGGCCTGGGCAGccatccctactgtctccctaCTGGGATCCACTGAGGTCAGTCCCTCCCTGGATCCCcctgtgtgtttctgtggctTCTCAGCCATTGCTGCCTTGGTGCTACATATCAATCAATGGGTTTTAACTCAATACAAAGATTATAAACTGGAATGCCATCTGTCATCTCTTGTGTGTGATTTTCAACACTGCAGATAGAATCTGATCTCtgaatggttctctctctctgcctctgtctctctgcctctgtctctctgcctctgtctctgcctctgtctctctgcctctgtctctctgcctctgtctctctgcctctgtctctcggtctctcctctgtctctctgcctctctctctctgcctctgtctctctgtctctctctctctgcctctgtctctctctctctgtctctctctctgtctctctgcctctgtctctctgcctctgtctctctctctctctctctctgcctctgtctctctctctctgtctcggtctctctgtctctgcctctgtctctgtttgttccCTTGTCTCTCTACCAGGCCCTGGTGTTTGACTTTGGCAGCGAGGTGTACCTGTGGCATGGGAAGGATGTTGCCCCTGGTGACAGGAATGTGGCTGTACAGCTGGCCCAGCAGGTGTGGGGTGGTCCCTACGACTATAGCAACTGTAGGGTCAACCCACTGGACCCCACACACTGCAACCCCAGCATACAGCCGTAGGTACACACCACACAGGCGCTTACATAGTaaaatacctcatttacatacATACTGTTATATTCATTGATACATTATGTGTGTGATTTGTGTACAGGCAAGGTGAAAGACGGCCCAACTGGGCCCTGTTTGGCTGTGTCTCTGAGCACAAGGAGACTGCCCTCTTCAGGGAGAAGTTTCTGGACTGGGCTGCAGATAAGGAGGAGACGGCTGCAATGGTGGTAGAGGAGGCACAGGTTAGTTAGAGAAagattaaatcaaattgtatttgtcacgtgctaaatacaacagctgtagactttaccgtgaaatgcttacttacaagcccttaaccaacataaCGTTTGAAGAAAAATATGAGTcaaaaaaatatttactaaataaactaaagttaaaaaaaatgtttaaaaaaaagcagCAATAAAATactaataacgaggctatatacaggggatactggtcCCGAGTCAATGTGCGAAACACATGACTCAAAGCCAAATAGGACCCATCCTGTACAGATTCAGAGTGACTGTGAGAAAGATGCCTGGTCTTCTTTGACTGtatttcccctctcccttcctctctctactgtgtctctctgtgcagACTGCCATGCCAGTGTGGCCCCAGCAGAGTCCCCTGTTCCAGCAGcagatagagtgtgtgtctctgtgtgcgtgcgATGCCAAGGCGCTGGTGGCAGGGCGGGGGGTGGCGCTGCCAGGGGACGGGGTGGTCTCTACAGTCCTGGAGGGGGTGGACGTTCAGAGGGGGCATGGGGTCGTACCCCTGGAGGACGGGCGGCAGGTGGAGCTGAACACTGTTGCCGTGGATACCTGGCACATTCAGGAGTTTGAGGACAGCGAGGCCCAGCTGGAGAGCCCAGGGCAGCTGCATGAAGGAGACACGTACCTGATCCGCTGGACCTATACTCTCAGCCCAGCGGATGAACGCGGGCAGCCTGGGAGGGAGTGCTCTGCTGTCTTCATCTGGCAGGGCCGGCACTCCAGTATCAATGGGCGAGGCGCGTCTGCACTCAGGAGTCACGAGGGAACACAGGTGGGTGGTTCTTCCAATTAAACTCTTAAACCACCCATAGCCTCAGTTAAAACCATAGAGTCACATATAGAACATGcaagtgataggatgtctatggtTAAACCTGCCTAGCATTTCAGAGGCCTGAGTTGAACCAGTGTTATTGCTGTTGAGTACAGTTGGCTCTCTGACTGATGTTTCTGcctgtgttgttgttgtcctgttgaaggTGATGGTGCCTCAGGGGCAGGAGCCTCCGTGTTTCCTTCAGCTCTTCCAGGGAGGTCTGGTCATCCACAAAGGCTGCCGAGCGGACACCACCAACAACACAGGTGGGATATTACCTTGGCTTGACCTCCTCTGatttaggtggtgtgtgtgtctggttgtgtgtctgtgttctgcataGATGTGTGTTCCTAActgcactctctctgtgtcttgcaGGGGTCTGGCGTCTGTTCTGTGTGCGTGGGGAGCTGCCTGAGGAGGCCAGTCTGTTGGAGGTGGACTGTAGCTGTGGCGGCCTGCGCTCCCGAGGTTCTCTCATACTGCTCAACAGTCAACAGGGGGCGCTCTACCTGTGGTACGGCTGTAAGGTCCACGCCAGCTCCCGGGAGGCGGGCAAGAGGGCTGTGGAGCGACTCACTCAGATGTAAGTCTCCCTTCATGGATGTGTTATTGTGCTTCTGTATGTATTCATTCGTTGGAATGCAAACAGTATTAATACGTGGTTATGTGTGCTTTctgctgtctctgtgttaggTGCCCTCCTGAACTGGGCCTCAGCAGTGATAGCCTTTCGAGGGTGCAGGAAGTGGAGGAAGGGGCGGAGCCTGTGGAGTTCTGGAACGCTATTGGGCAGCAGGACAGGAAGACCTATGACTGCATGCTGCAAGGTACTGAACACACCTCTCAGTTCCTGTTCATACCTAAACAAAACGCACCTCTCAGCTCCTGTTCATATCTGAACAAAACACACCTCTCAGCTCCTGTTCATACCTGAACAAAACACACCTCTCAGCTCCTGTTCATATCTGAACAAAACACACCTCTCAGCTCCTGTTCATACCTGAACAAAACGCACCTCTCAGCTCCTGTTCATATCTGAACAAAACACACCTCTCAGCTCCTGTTCATATCTGAACAAAACACACCTCTCAGCTCCTGTTCATACCTGAACAAAATGCACCTCTCAGCTCCTGTTCATACCTGAACAAAACACACCTCTCAACTCCTGTTCATATCTGAACAAAACACACCTCTCAGCTCCTGTTCATATCTGAACAAAACACACCTCTCAGCTCCTGTTCATACCTGAACAAAACACACCTCTCAGCTCCTGTTCATACCTGAACAAAACACACCTCTCAGCTCCTGTTCATACCTGAACAAAACACACCTCTCAGCTCCTGTTCATACCTGAACAAAACACACCTCTCAGCTCCTGTTCATACCTGAACAAAACACACCTCTCAGCTCCTGCTCATATCTGAACGAAACACACCTCTCAGCTCCTGTTCATACCTGAACAAAACACACCTCTCAGCTCCTGCTCATATCTGAACGAAACACACCTCTCAGCTCCTGTTCATACCTGAACAAAACACACCTCTCAGCTCCTGTTCATACCTGAACAAAACACACCTCTCAGCTCCTGTTCATACCTGAACAAAACACACCTCTCAGCTCCTGTTCATACCTGAACAAAACACACCTCTCAGCTCCTGTTCATACCTGAACAAAACACACCTCTCAGCTCCTGTTCATACCTGAACAAAACACACCTCTCAGCTCCTGTTCATACCTGAACAAAACACACCTCTCAGCTCCTGTTCATACCTGAACAAAACACACCTCTCAGCTCCTGTTCATACCTGAACAAAACACACCTCTCAGCTCCTGCTCATATCTGAACAAAACACACCTCTCAGCTCCTGTTCATACCTGAACAAAACACACCTCTCAGCTCCTGTTCATACCTGAACAAAACACACCTCTCAGCTCCTGCTCATATCTGAACAAAACACACCTCTCAGCTCCTGCTCATACCTGAACAAAACACACTCCAGCTCATGTTCATACCTGAACAAAACACACCTCTCAGCTCCTGTTCATACCTGAACAAACACACCTCTCAGCTCCTGTTCATACCTGAACAAAACACACCTTCAAATACAGTgccgtgaaaaagtatttgccccctttctaattttctctcttttgcatatttttgatgctgaatgttatcagatcttcaagcaaaacctaatattagatgaagggaacctgagtgaacaaataacacaacaatgacatacttatttcatttatttaataaACCAAGTTATGCAACACacaatgcccctgtgtgaaaaagtcattgcccccttacactcaattaCTGGTTTGGCCACATTTAGCTACAATGACTCCAAGCAAACGCTTCCTGTAGTTTTTGATCAGCCACTCGCATCGCTGTGGAGGAactttggcccactcttccatgcagaactgctgAAACTCAGCAatatttgtgggttttcaagcatgaactgctcattTCATGTcttgccacaacatctcaattgggattaggtctggacttggCAATTGCAAAACGtaaaatgtgttgctttttagccattttcgTAATAGACTTGCTTATGTGTTTCGGATCATTGTCGTGCAGCATGACTCATCtgcgcttcagctcacagacagatggCGGAATTCCTCCAGGACCTGAGTCAGCGAAgtatccccaaaccatcacactactaccacaatGCATGACCTTTGGTATGAGGCTCTTACTGTGGAAGGCAGTGTTTGGTTTTAGCCAGACATAATGGAACCCATGTCGTCCAAAAAGTTAGACTTTTGAATCATCTGTCCATAAAACATTCTTCCTAGAGTATtaatgatcatccaggtgcttccagGTGCTTCCTGCTCccgaggcagcagctacacttcctggggtccaaagcACCCACATTACATATAAAACAGTGAACTATGTTTGTACTGAATGAGCTAAAGATAAAGCAGAACATCATATAACATCCCTACACCACCACATATCCACAACGCAAAATGTTCactaccaccatacaacaatatcacaATGTATGCGTGTGTCTGTACCGCACAGTCCCCACTGTGTATTTTTACCTGTGCCTGCTTTTTAAATcggattctactgcttgcatcagttacctgatgtggaatagagttccatgtagtcatggctctatgtagacatgtATCAGAGACTTCTACAGGAGGTCAGGCCATctatctgtgagctgaagctgaagcacagctgggtcatgcagcaagacaatgatccaaaacacacaatcgaGTCTACAcgaaaatggctaaaaagcaacacatttgaagttttgatATGGCCtggtcaaagtccagacctaatcccaattgtatatgttgtggcaggacttgaaacgagcagtccatgcttgaaaacccacaaatgttgctgagttaaagaagttctgcatggaagagtgggccaaaattcctccacagcgatgtgagagactgatcaacaactacaggaag
Proteins encoded in this window:
- the LOC135555770 gene encoding supervillin-like isoform X2; amino-acid sequence: MDTIENPDLEPRSERIARYKAERRRELQELYGNMEELPSKWVRRDGTLMNSDSAPPSTDRTLSGGLNGRAGGPEGGRRDLHMESNTPLESEPRRFSNGFEADTAADPTYLQRLLEAEEEENAKADVKTDDRAKMSVAAKMSLFKELEKSAAPKASSFLKPRSGSVAYERRVRRGNEHRSLTQPITCEEMVVATSTPQPAESGEAQAVQAEAEAVEDDENNKLTMSEKLALFNKLSLPGNQGDATPYAPPERRRQKGARYRTQPITVEEVSLLQKGPIRLPPLRLSPTLSDRQQERSINLRPSEVRQAQPRPGADVEPATGPDPSQQGQQQRRDSEPGEIRGILRKSPSGAPVRDRDRDTMWQDRQQDQDGGGERGNEVGEKRAERHDNVPVPCRERPASSAPWRQRNRNRRETVAVCSPARPFSEQGHPQEERPSLAEQRKQMDPPGNTSGRDRLSDASREEGEEEKGGRVRRDTPPRQHVQVTLADQRKEDNEISHDAPVVNPQCWTSSSYEAQEVSSPTQVCSQPQWRQKQTRPVEAEELPQASVDERMITLQDSEEQCKTRGRGAANESAQYTVAGRMAKRGLVTPVSDIDETPPSHTKRPSTGATATACPCEEISSHPGMEVEEDTKLDNLDSIVDLLNTAPQDTPLEVTSVGVKEVMTPDDQETCGGFYREVPPHSPSALPAGAGAATGTDPEQDLSALCQTNTPMLTSEVAQHRRSVRPSRRTQGSRNPLRALAARDDIRQDFMGERVTMTTVNTNRTQVEKSGLVSTEDFSNVHLHDVTSTESVRNSNNLPISNLMLIHIKGWHYVQVRLVEPTARSLNSGDCFLLVTPTHCILWSGEFANATEKAKASELASLIKTQGDLGCLACEVIHLEEGVNTDNSLASDFWNLLGGKTQYRGAGAPEEDELYESGVVESNCLYRLVENRLVPHEQAWAAIPTVSLLGSTEALVFDFGSEVYLWHGKDVAPGDRNVAVQLAQQVWGGPYDYSNCRVNPLDPTHCNPSIQPQGERRPNWALFGCVSEHKETALFREKFLDWAADKEETAAMVVEEAQTAMPVWPQQSPLFQQQIECVSLCACDAKALVAGRGVALPGDGVVSTVLEGVDVQRGHGVVPLEDGRQVELNTVAVDTWHIQEFEDSEAQLESPGQLHEGDTYLIRWTYTLSPADERGQPGRECSAVFIWQGRHSSINGRGASALRSHEGTQVMVPQGQEPPCFLQLFQGGLVIHKGCRADTTNNTGVWRLFCVRGELPEEASLLEVDCSCGGLRSRGSLILLNSQQGALYLWYGCKVHASSREAGKRAVERLTQMCPPELGLSSDSLSRVQEVEEGAEPVEFWNAIGQQDRKTYDCMLQDPGKYNFTPRLFHLSGRSGTFQGEELQSPARLPGVVMAMPFVQESLYFVPQPALFLLDNCMELYLWQAGEPEDSQTTGSACIRWANERRCAMQTVLQYCKERNPRRPLQAYLIQDGVEPLTFTNVFPRWEKRPTPTTQGEAGRVKLTLVQDALAQLSKTQYPLEELLQTPLPEGVDPQRLEIYLSDHDFQTILKMKRVEYDSLPNWKQVSLKKSKGLYLKT
- the LOC135555770 gene encoding supervillin-like isoform X3, producing the protein MDTIENPDLEPRSERIARYKAERRRELQELYGNMEELPSKWVRRDGTLMNSDSAPPSTDRTLSGGLNGRAGGPEGGRRDLHMESNTPLESEPRRFSNGFEADTAADPTYLQRLLEAEEEENAKADVKTDDRAKMSVAAKMSLFKELEKSAAPKASSFLKPRSGSVAYERRVRRGNEHRSLTQPITCEEMVVATSTPQPAESGEAQAVQAEAEAVEDDENNKLTMSEKLALFNKLSLPGNQGDATPYAPPERRRQKGARYRTQPITVEEVSLLQKGPIRLPPLRLSPTLSDRQQERSINLRPSEVRQAQPRPGADVEPATGPDPSQQGQQQRRDSEPGEIRGILRKSPSGAPVRDRDRDTMWQDRQQDQDGGGERGNEVGEKRAERHDNVPVPCRERPASSAPWRQRNRNRRETVAVCSPARPFSEQGHPQEERPSLAEQRKQMDPPGNTSGRDRLSDASREEGEEEKGGRVRRDTPPRQHVQVTLADQRKTSSSYEAQEVSSPTQVCSQPQWRQKQTRPVEAEELPQASVDERMITLQDSEEQCKTRGRGAANESAQYTVAGRMAKRGLVTPVSDIDETPPSHTKRPSTGATATACPCEEISSHPGMEVEEDTKLDNLDSIVDLLNTAPQDTPLEVTSVGVKEVMTPDDQETCGGFYREVPPHSPSALPAGAGAATGTDPEQDLSALCQTNTPMLTSEVAQHRRSVRPSRRTQGSRNPLRALAARDDIRQDFMGERVTMTTVNTNRTQVEKSGLVSTEDFSNVHLHDVTSTESVRNSNNLPISNLMLIHIKGWHYVQVRLVEPTARSLNSGDCFLLVTPTHCILWSGEFANATEKAKASELASLIKTQGDLGCLACEVIHLEEGVNTDNSLASDFWNLLGGKTQYRGAGAPEEDELYESGVVESNCLYRLVENRLVPHEQAWAAIPTVSLLGSTEALVFDFGSEVYLWHGKDVAPGDRNVAVQLAQQVWGGPYDYSNCRVNPLDPTHCNPSIQPQGERRPNWALFGCVSEHKETALFREKFLDWAADKEETAAMVVEEAQTAMPVWPQQSPLFQQQIECVSLCACDAKALVAGRGVALPGDGVVSTVLEGVDVQRGHGVVPLEDGRQVELNTVAVDTWHIQEFEDSEAQLESPGQLHEGDTYLIRWTYTLSPADERGQPGRECSAVFIWQGRHSSINGRGASALRSHEGTQVMVPQGQEPPCFLQLFQGGLVIHKGCRADTTNNTGVWRLFCVRGELPEEASLLEVDCSCGGLRSRGSLILLNSQQGALYLWYGCKVHASSREAGKRAVERLTQMCPPELGLSSDSLSRVQEVEEGAEPVEFWNAIGQQDRKTYDCMLQDPGKYNFTPRLFHLSGRSGTFQGEELQSPARLPGVVMAMPFVQESLYFVPQPALFLLDNCMELYLWQAGEPEDSQTTGSACIRWANERRCAMQTVLQYCKERNPRRPLQAYLIQDGVEPLTFTNVFPRWEKRPTPTTQGEAGRVKLTLVQDALAQLSKTQYPLEELLQTPLPEGVDPQRLEIYLSDHDFQTILKMKRVEYDSLPNWKQVSLKKSKGLYLKT